CCTAAGGTGGCGGTTCCGCCATGATCAACCCGCCACCGCCGGCCGACGCCCGGCACGACGTGACTGTCGTCCTGGTGACCCACGACGGCGAACGCTGGCTGCCGCAGGTCCTGCCGGCACTGCTCAACCAGACCCGGCCCGGCGACCGGCTGATCGTCGCCGACACCGGCAGCACGGACTCGACGACCGAACTGCTCGCGCAGTACGTCCCGGCCGCCGCGGTGATCTCCCTGCCGCGGGACACGGGCTACGGCGCCGCGGTGAAGGCGGCGCTGGCCGCCGCGGACCGAGCGGCGGCTGACTCCTCGGCCGACCAGCCGGGTGAGCCCGAGGTCCGCCGCTGGATCTGGCTCCTGCACGACGACTCGGAGCCCGAGCCCGACGCGCTCTCCCACCTGATCGCAGCCGTCGACGCCGACCCCGGTCTCGGGGTGGCGGGGACGAAGGTCCGCGGCTGGTACCGGCGCCGGATGCTGCTCGAGGTCGGCGTCACCATCGACGGCGGCGGCCGCCGCGAGGAGCACCTCGAGCGCGGCGAGCAGGACCAGGGCCAGCACGACAACCGGCGCGAGACGCTCGCCGTCTCCAGCGCGGGCATGCTCGTCCGCCGGGACGTCTGGGACGACCTCGGCGGCTTCGACGAGCACCTGCCGCTGATGCGCGACGACGTCGACTTCTGCTGGCGGACCTGGCTCGCCGGGTACCGGGTCGCGGTCGTCCCCGAAGCGGTCGTCTACCACGCGGAGGCGTCCGCGCAGTCCCGGCGCGAGGTCGCCATCGGGTCCGGCCGGGTGCACCTGCTCGACCGCGCCGGCGCGATGCGCGTCCTGCTCGCGAACCTGCCGACCCGGCGGTTCCTGTTCGCGATCCCGCGGCTGTTCCTCGGTGGTCTGCTGCGCGCGATCGGCTATCTGGTCGCCAAGATCCCGCAGCAGGCGGCCGACGAGGTGCTCGCGATCGGCAGCGTGCTGCTGCAGCCGCGCGCGATCCTCGAGATGCGCCGCGAGCGCCGCGCCGACCACCGCGTCGCCCCCGGGTCGCTGCGCCGGTTGTTCCCCCGCTTCGGTCATCAGTTCGCGCTCGCGCGCGACGCGCTCACCAGTTTCGTCGGCGGCCGCCGCACCGAGGGCGTCGCGATCGGCCGGCACCGCGTCGTCGAGTCCGGACCGGGCGCCGACGACATGGAGAACCTCGACCTCGGCGCCGGCGGCGTCCTGCTGCGGCGGGTGATGCGCAGCCCCGGTTGGCTGCTCGTGTTCGGCCTGCTCGCGCTCACCCTGCTCGCCGGGCGCGAACTGCTCGCCGGCGGCCGGATCTTCGGCGGCGCCCTGCTCCCGGCCCCCGGCGGGGCCTCCGACCTGTGGTCGGCCTACACCGGGTCCTGGCACCCGGACTCGGTCGGCAGCTCCGAGGCGTCGCCGCCCTACCTGGCGGCGGTCGCGTTCGTCGGGACGCTGCTCGGCGGGCACGCCGACCTCGCGGTGACGGTCCTGCTCGTCGGCAGCGTGCCGATGGCCGGCGCGGTCGCCTACCTGACCGCGGGTGCGCTGCCCACCTCCCGTGCCCTGCGGGTCTGGGGCGCCGCCGCGTACGCGACGCTGCCCGTCCTCTCCGGCGCCGTCGCGGCCGGCCGGCTCGGCACCGCCGTCGCGGTGGTGCTGCTGCCGGCCTTCGCCCTCGCGTTCGTCCGCACCGTCGGCATTCCCGGGCGGGCCGGCACCGTCCGGGCGACGTGGGTCGCGGCACTGACGCTGACGGTGATGATGGCGTTCGTCCCGCTCGCCTGGGTCCTCGCGCTGCTCGCCGCCGGCGCCGTCGCCGGTGCCGCCCGCGGGCTGGCCGCGACCTGGGACCGCGACCTGCTCACCCGCCTCGCCATCGTCGTCGCGCTTCCGCCGGTCGCGTTGCTGCCGTGGTCGGCGCAGCTGCTGCGGCACCCGTCGCGGTTCCTCGGTGAGCCGGGCGCGCCCGGTCCGGACCTGGCCGGCGAGGCCCAGGACACCTGGCGCCTGCTGCTCTTCGACGCCGGCGGCCCGAACCCGCTGCCGGACTGGGTCGGCCTCGGCGTCCTGGTGGCCGGGCTCGTCGGGCTCGCGGTCTCGACCCGCCGGATCGTCGCGACGCTCGGCGTCGCCGCCGCGTGCCTGGGCTACGTCGTCGCGCTCGTCGTCTCCCGCTTGGAGATCAGTTCGCCCGCCGGCGGGACGGAGATCTCGGCCTGGCCGGGCCTGGCCCTCGCGCTGGCCGCCCTCGGTCTGCTGATCACGGCCGTCGTCGGCGCGCACGGGCTTGCCGAGCGCCTCGCTGCGCGCGAGTTCGGGCTGGCGCAGCCCCTGGCCGGCTTCGTCGCGCTCGTCGCCGTCGGGGCCCCGGCGGTCGGCGGGCTGACCTGGATCGCCCGGGGGGCGGACGACCCGATCGGCCGGGGCTCCCCGGTGCTCGTCCCCGCGTTCGTCGCCGCCGAGGCGGAGACCAGCGACCGCCCCCGCACCCTCGCCCTGCGGGTGCACCGTGCGGAGGGCTCCCTGTCCTACGCGATCGTCCGCGACTCCGGTCCGCGCCTCGGCGCGGCCGACGTGTCCCCGCCGTCCGCGGCCGAGCGCCGCGTCGCCCAGCTCGTCGGGGACCTCGTCTCCGGTCGTGGTGACGAGGTCGTCAGCCGGCTCGGCAGCTTCGCGATCCGCTACGTGCTCGTGAAGGCGCCGGTCCCGGCCGACCTCGCGCGGCGCCTCGACGCTGTGCCCGGCCTCGAGCAGGTCAGCACGCAGGGCGGCGACGGTCTCTGGCGCCTCCAGGTCCCGGTCGCGCGGGTGATGTTCTACCCGGCCGACGGGGGCCCGGGGGTGCCCGTGCCCTCCACCCGCGTCGGGGTGGACGCCGAGCTCCCGCCGGGCGGCGGGGTGCTCGCGCTCGCCGAGCCGTCGAGCTCGCACTGGAAGGCCGCGGTCAACGGCACGGCGCTGAAGTCCCAGACCCAGAACGGGTGGGCGCAGGCCTTCACGGTCCCGCCCGAGGGCGGCCGGCTCGTCCTGGAGTGGAACTCGCCGTTGCGCGGGGTCTGGCTGTTCTCCCAGGCGACGCTGTTCCTCGTCATGGTCGTCCTCGCGCTCCCGGGTGGGACCCGGGTGCGGGAGGACGAGGAGGACGTCCCGCTCCCGACCGCCCGTCGGCACGCCGCGGCCGAACGCGTGGGAGGTGCGACGTGAGCGAGTCGCGTCGCCGGGCCTCCGCCCGCGTCCGTCCCGTCGGGCCACGGGCGTCGCTCGCCGTGGCCGGCGGTCTCGCCGTCCTCGCCCTCGTCGTGCAGGTCGTCGGCGGCAGCGGGGCCGGGTCGATCGCGCCGATCGTCGACGAGGTCCGCAGTGCCGAACTCGCCTGTCCGGCGCCGGTCGTGACCGGGTCCTCGGCCCGCAGCTCCGTGACCCTCTACGCGCCGGAGTCCGCGGCGGACATCGCGGCCGCGCAGGCGGCCGACGCCGCCTCGCCGTCCCCGGCTCCTCGCGCCGGGGCCGCGACGCTCGCGGACCTGGGCCGTTCCGGCTCCCCGCGCGCCCGGATCTCCTCGCCCGGCCGTGCCGCGGTGGACGTCAGCAAGCTGAGCACCCCGCTGCTCGCCCGGGGCACCGGCGTGCTCGCCCCCGGGTTGGCCGCGGAACTCGTCACGAGCGGGCGCTCCGGCGCCGCCCGCGGCCTGGAGGCGGTCGCGTGCACCACCGCGCAGCCGACGTCCTGGTTCGTCGGTGCCGCCACCGCCGCCGGCCGTCGGGACCGACTCGTCCTGACCAACCCCGAGGGTGTGCCGGCCGTCGTCGACCTCCGGTTCTGGAACGAGACCGGCGCGGTCGAGGCGCCGCCGAACTCGACCGGCATCGACGTCCCGGCCCTCGGCGTCGTCTCGATCCCGCTCGAGGGCATGACCGCCGGCCACGCCCGCCTCGGCATCGAGGTGCGCGCCAGTAGCGGCCGCGTCTCCGCCGTCGTCCACGACGCCGACGAACGTGGCGTGCAGCCGCGGGGCATCGACTGGATCGCGCCCGCGTCGAGCCCGTCCCGCAGCGTCGTGATCCCGGGCCTGCCCGACGGCAAGCTCGGCCGCAGCCTGCAGCTGCTCGTGCCGGGGGAGAACGACGCGATCGTCACCGTGCGCGCCCTGACCCCGGACAACTCCTTCGTCCCCGCCGGGCTCGACAAGGTCGAGGTCAAGGCCGGCCGGGTCGCCGAGTTCGACCTCGCGCAGGTCGCGGAGACCGCCGCGTCGGCGCTCGTCGTCACCTCGGACCGGCCGGTGGTCGCCGCGGTCCGGCAGACGCGCTCGGCCAAGGGCGGCGCGGCCGACATCGCCTTCGGCACGGCCGCGCCGGCGCTGACCTCCCCGGCCGCGATCCCCGCCGGGTCCGGTCCGTCCGGGACGAGCACGCGGCTGATCCTCGTCGCCCCCCGCGCGGACGCCGAGGTCGTGATGACCGTCCGGCCCGCGAGCGGCGCGGCGACCACGACGACGATCCGGGTCCCCGCCGGCCGCACCGTCCTCGTCGACCCGACGCCCAAGGGCAAGGCCGGCGCCTACTCGATCCTGCTCGCCCCGGCCGCGGGCTCGGGCCCCGTCCACGCGGCCCGCGTCCTGCGGGGCAGCGGCGCCGACTTCACCGTCACCGCCGTCCTCCCCGGCCGCTACACCGTCTCGATCCCGGGCATCGAACCCGACCTGACGGCCCTCCTGCCGTGAAAAAAGGGTGGACACCCCTTACTGCGCAGTAAGGGGTGTCACCCTTTGTTGACGAGACGGACGGACGGGGTCAGTCGAGGCCGTAGTCCGGGTCGATCTGCTCCGGGGTGAGGCCGAGCAGGTCGGCGACCTGCTCGGTGACGAGGTCCTGGACGAGGATCGCGAGGTCCGCGCGGCCCTTGGCCCGGGCCTCGATCGGCCGCCGGTAGAGGACGATGTGCGCGCGGCGGCCGGCGCCGCCCGGGTAGAGCCGGGAGAGCGGGACGCCGCCGGGGGAGACCCCGACGCCACTGATCGCCTCCGGCCCCGGGACCGGGGCCACGGCGAAGTCGACGCCCGCGAGCTCCTTGCGCCAGCGGGCCTCGAGCCGGTCGACGGCGTCCTCGACCAGGATGTTGAACGCCTCCGCCCGGGTGATCGACAGCGGGCTGTCCGGCGGCGCCAGCGGGCCGCGCAGGCCCCGCCGCGCAGGCCCCGGCCGCGCCGGTCCCGGCGGGTGCGCCGGACCGCGGGCGCCGCGCTCGCGTCCGGGGTCGCGCCGTCCGGTGCCGTGCCGGCGTCCGGCCCGGGGGAGTCGGCCGGGCGGGACTCGCCCGAGCGGCGGAGCAGGCGCTTGCGCATGCCCGAAGCGTAGGCCGGGCGGGCGACACAAGGGCGCGTGACGGGGCAATGCCGGGCGCACGGAACTGCGCGCGCTACCGTCGCCTCGTGAAAGGTCGTCGCTGCTCCCGCAATGCGTGCACCCGGCCTGCGACGGCGACGCTGACCTACGTGTACGCCGACTCGACGGCGGTGCTCGGTCCGCTGGCCACCTACGCCGAGCCCCACTGCTACGACCTGTGCGCCGAGCACGCGGAACGCCTCACCGCGCCGCGCGGCTGGGAGGTCGTCCGCCTCGCTCCGGACCAGGTCGACACCGGCCCCAGCCCCGACGACCTCGAAGCCCTCGCGAACCTCGTTCGCGAGGCCGGCCGCCCCACCCCGGCCGCCGAGGACTCGATGGTCGAGGTCAACCGCCGCGGGCATCTGCGGGTGCTCCGCTCCGTCGAGGACTGAGCAGTCGACTGAGCTCACAACCGATCCGCCGCGGATCCCGGGCGGGGCGTCGGTAAGGTCGGCGCGTGCCGGTCCGCGATCTCTCCGCCATCGTCAAGGCCTACGACATCCGCGGGCTGGTCCCCGAGCAGTGGGACGCCGAGGTCGCGACCGCGCTCGGGGCCGCGTTCGCCGAGGTCACCGCCATGGACGGCGGGCCGATCGTGATCGGCCGGGACATGCGGGAGACCTCGCCGGAGCTCTCCGCCGCGTTCGCCGCCGGGGTCGCCTCCCGCGGCCGGGACGTGATCGACATCGGGCTCGCCTGCACCGACGCCGTCTACTACGCCAGCGGGCACTTCTCCTGCCCGGGCGCGATGTTCACCGCCTCGCACAACCCGGCCGGGTACAACGGCATCAAGCTCTGCCGCAGCGGAGCGCGGCCGGTCGGCCGGGACACCGGTCTCGCCGACGTCCGTCGCTTCGCCGAGGACGGGCTGCCCGCGGCGACGGGCGCAGCCGGCGCGATCGAGACCCGCGACGTCCTGCCGGACTACGCGGCGCACCTGCGGACGCTCGTCGACCTGTCGGGGGCCCGGCCCCTGCGCGTGGTGGTCGACGCCGGCAACGGGATGGCCGGGCACGTCGTGCCGACGGTCTTCGCCGGGCTGCCGATCGCGATCGTCCCGCTCTACTTCGAGCTCGACGGGACGTTCCCCAACCACGAGCCGAACCCGATCGAGCCGGCGAACCTGCGCGACCTGTCCGCCGCGGTCGTCAGCCACGGCGCCGACCTCGGCCTCGCCTTCGACGGGGACGCCGACCGCTGCTTCCTCGTCGACGAGCGCGGCGAGCCGGTCTCGCCGTCGACGATCTGCGCGCTGATCGCCGACCGCGAGCTCACCCGCGAACCGGGCGCGACGATCGTGCACAACCTGATCACCTCGAAGGCGCTGCCCGAGCTCGTCGCCGGTCGTGGCGGGACGACGGTCCGCACCCAGGTGGGGCACTCGTTCATCAAGGCCGTGATGGCCGAGCAGGGGGCGATCTTCGGCGGGGAGCACTCGGGGCACTACTACTTCCGCGAGTTCTGGTTCGCCGACTCCGGGATGCTCGCCGCCCTGCACGTCCTCGCCGCGCTGGCTGCCGCCCCGGCCGGCACCACGCTCTCGACGCTGGTCGGCTCCTACGCGCGGTACGCCGCCTCGGGGGAGCTGAACACCCGCGTCCGGGACACCGCCCACGCTCTCGCGACGATCCGCAAGGAGTGGGAGGACCGCGACGGCGTCGCGCTCGACGAGCTCGACGGACTGACCGTCGACCTCGGCGACGGCGCGTGGTTCAACGTGCGCCCGTCGAACACCGAGCCGCTGCTGCGCCTGAACGTCGAGGCCGCCGATCCCGACCGGATGGCTCAGGTCCGGGACGAGGTCCTGGCCGTGATCGCGCCTTCGCGCGCGGAGGAGACCTGATGACGAACACCCTGGACCCGGCTCTGCTCGAGCTGCTGGCCTGCCCGGCGAGCCGGCACTCACTGCGCCTCGACGAGGCCGCGGCCGAACTCGTCTGCACCGACGCCGGGTGCGGGCTCGCCTACCCGATCCGGGACGGCATCCCCGTGCTGCTCGTCGATGAGGCGCGCCGGCCGGGCAACTCCTGACGTGGCCTCAGATTCCTTGCCGGCGTTGACGCCGGACCCCACTCTCCTCGACGACGTCGCCCGGCTGCGGGCCGGCGACCCGCAGGACATGCTCGGCGCGGTCGCGTCGGCGGGCGCGCAGATCCGCGACGGCCTCGCCATGGTCGGGGACCTCGACCTCGGTCCGCGCCCGCGGGCCCTCGTGGTCGCGGGGATGGGCGGCTCGGCCGCCTCCGGTGACGTGCTCGTCGCGGCCGCCGGGTCCGCGTGCCCGATCCCGCTCGTCGTGCACCGGGGGCCCGGCCTGCCGGCCTGGGTCGGACCGGAGGACCTCGTCGTCGGCCTGTCCTGCTCGGGCACCACCGAGGAGACCCTCGCCGCCGTCGCCGCGGCCGTCGAACGCAAGACGCGGCTGGTGACGATCGGCGCGCCCGACTCGCCGCTGGAGATCGCCGGCGCCGGCGCCCCGCACCTCGCCGTGGACGCCGGCGGCCGCCAGCCGCGCGCCTCCCTGTGGTCGCTCGCGACGCCGCTGCTGCTGGTCGGCGAGGCGGTCGGGGTCACGCCCGGCGCCCGGGCCGACCTTGCCGCCGCCGCGACCGTCCTCGACGCCGTCGCCGCGGTCAACGGACCCGCGATCGAGACGAGCTCGAACCGGGCCAAGGAGCTCGCCCTGCACCTGGCCGGCGGGCTGCCGGTGCTGTGGGGGCCGCCCGGCGTCGGCGCGACGGTGGCGAACCGGTTCGCCTGCCAGATCGCCGAGAACGCGAAACAGCCCTCGATGCCGGGCGTCCTCTCCGAGGCCCACCACAACCAGATCGTCTCGTTCGACGGCCCGACCGCCCGCGCCGACGGTCTCCGGCTGGTCGTGCTGGCCGACGACGACGAGCCCCCGGCGTCGGTGGCCCGCGTCGAGCAGTCGCAGATCGCGGCCGCCGAGGCGGGCGTCCCCGCGGTCCTGCTGCGGGGCAGCGGGCCGGACCCGGTCTCGCGCCTGGCCGGCCTGATCGCGCTGGTGGACTTCGCGTCGGTGTACCTCGCGCTGCTGGGCGGGGTCGACCCGACCCCGGTCGCCGCGATCGAGTCGTTGAAGGCCCGGCTGGCGGAGGCGGACTCATGAGTGCGGGCGGCGGCACCAAGGCGATCGTGGCGGCGTTGCTCGCCAACCTCGGCATCGCGACGACCAAGTTCGTCGCGTTCCTGCTGACGAAGTCCTCGTCGATGCTGGCCGAGTCGATCCACTCCCTCGCCGACTCCGGCAACCAGGCGCTGCTGCTGTTCGGCGGCAAGCGGGCGAAGCGCGAAGCGACGCCCGAGCACCCGTTCGGCTTCGGCCGCGAGCGGTACGTCTACGCGTTCCTGGTCTCGATCGTGCTGTTCACCGTCGGTGGCGCGTTCGCGCTCTACGAGGGCATCCA
This window of the Sporichthya brevicatena genome carries:
- a CDS encoding glycosyltransferase family 2 protein; its protein translation is MINPPPPADARHDVTVVLVTHDGERWLPQVLPALLNQTRPGDRLIVADTGSTDSTTELLAQYVPAAAVISLPRDTGYGAAVKAALAAADRAAADSSADQPGEPEVRRWIWLLHDDSEPEPDALSHLIAAVDADPGLGVAGTKVRGWYRRRMLLEVGVTIDGGGRREEHLERGEQDQGQHDNRRETLAVSSAGMLVRRDVWDDLGGFDEHLPLMRDDVDFCWRTWLAGYRVAVVPEAVVYHAEASAQSRREVAIGSGRVHLLDRAGAMRVLLANLPTRRFLFAIPRLFLGGLLRAIGYLVAKIPQQAADEVLAIGSVLLQPRAILEMRRERRADHRVAPGSLRRLFPRFGHQFALARDALTSFVGGRRTEGVAIGRHRVVESGPGADDMENLDLGAGGVLLRRVMRSPGWLLVFGLLALTLLAGRELLAGGRIFGGALLPAPGGASDLWSAYTGSWHPDSVGSSEASPPYLAAVAFVGTLLGGHADLAVTVLLVGSVPMAGAVAYLTAGALPTSRALRVWGAAAYATLPVLSGAVAAGRLGTAVAVVLLPAFALAFVRTVGIPGRAGTVRATWVAALTLTVMMAFVPLAWVLALLAAGAVAGAARGLAATWDRDLLTRLAIVVALPPVALLPWSAQLLRHPSRFLGEPGAPGPDLAGEAQDTWRLLLFDAGGPNPLPDWVGLGVLVAGLVGLAVSTRRIVATLGVAAACLGYVVALVVSRLEISSPAGGTEISAWPGLALALAALGLLITAVVGAHGLAERLAAREFGLAQPLAGFVALVAVGAPAVGGLTWIARGADDPIGRGSPVLVPAFVAAEAETSDRPRTLALRVHRAEGSLSYAIVRDSGPRLGAADVSPPSAAERRVAQLVGDLVSGRGDEVVSRLGSFAIRYVLVKAPVPADLARRLDAVPGLEQVSTQGGDGLWRLQVPVARVMFYPADGGPGVPVPSTRVGVDAELPPGGGVLALAEPSSSHWKAAVNGTALKSQTQNGWAQAFTVPPEGGRLVLEWNSPLRGVWLFSQATLFLVMVVLALPGGTRVREDEEDVPLPTARRHAAAERVGGAT
- a CDS encoding DUF5719 family protein, which codes for MSESRRRASARVRPVGPRASLAVAGGLAVLALVVQVVGGSGAGSIAPIVDEVRSAELACPAPVVTGSSARSSVTLYAPESAADIAAAQAADAASPSPAPRAGAATLADLGRSGSPRARISSPGRAAVDVSKLSTPLLARGTGVLAPGLAAELVTSGRSGAARGLEAVACTTAQPTSWFVGAATAAGRRDRLVLTNPEGVPAVVDLRFWNETGAVEAPPNSTGIDVPALGVVSIPLEGMTAGHARLGIEVRASSGRVSAVVHDADERGVQPRGIDWIAPASSPSRSVVIPGLPDGKLGRSLQLLVPGENDAIVTVRALTPDNSFVPAGLDKVEVKAGRVAEFDLAQVAETAASALVVTSDRPVVAAVRQTRSAKGGAADIAFGTAAPALTSPAAIPAGSGPSGTSTRLILVAPRADAEVVMTVRPASGAATTTTIRVPAGRTVLVDPTPKGKAGAYSILLAPAAGSGPVHAARVLRGSGADFTVTAVLPGRYTVSIPGIEPDLTALLP
- a CDS encoding metallopeptidase family protein — encoded protein: MCRPPGLRFGHAQAPAPPLGRVPPGRLPRAGRRHGTGRRDPGRERGARGPAHPPGPARPGPARRGLRGPLAPPDSPLSITRAEAFNILVEDAVDRLEARWRKELAGVDFAVAPVPGPEAISGVGVSPGGVPLSRLYPGGAGRRAHIVLYRRPIEARAKGRADLAILVQDLVTEQVADLLGLTPEQIDPDYGLD
- a CDS encoding DUF3499 domain-containing protein — its product is MPGARNCARYRRLVKGRRCSRNACTRPATATLTYVYADSTAVLGPLATYAEPHCYDLCAEHAERLTAPRGWEVVRLAPDQVDTGPSPDDLEALANLVREAGRPTPAAEDSMVEVNRRGHLRVLRSVED
- a CDS encoding phosphomannomutase/phosphoglucomutase encodes the protein MPVRDLSAIVKAYDIRGLVPEQWDAEVATALGAAFAEVTAMDGGPIVIGRDMRETSPELSAAFAAGVASRGRDVIDIGLACTDAVYYASGHFSCPGAMFTASHNPAGYNGIKLCRSGARPVGRDTGLADVRRFAEDGLPAATGAAGAIETRDVLPDYAAHLRTLVDLSGARPLRVVVDAGNGMAGHVVPTVFAGLPIAIVPLYFELDGTFPNHEPNPIEPANLRDLSAAVVSHGADLGLAFDGDADRCFLVDERGEPVSPSTICALIADRELTREPGATIVHNLITSKALPELVAGRGGTTVRTQVGHSFIKAVMAEQGAIFGGEHSGHYYFREFWFADSGMLAALHVLAALAAAPAGTTLSTLVGSYARYAASGELNTRVRDTAHALATIRKEWEDRDGVALDELDGLTVDLGDGAWFNVRPSNTEPLLRLNVEAADPDRMAQVRDEVLAVIAPSRAEET
- a CDS encoding Trm112 family protein, whose amino-acid sequence is MTNTLDPALLELLACPASRHSLRLDEAAAELVCTDAGCGLAYPIRDGIPVLLVDEARRPGNS
- a CDS encoding SIS domain-containing protein, whose product is MASDSLPALTPDPTLLDDVARLRAGDPQDMLGAVASAGAQIRDGLAMVGDLDLGPRPRALVVAGMGGSAASGDVLVAAAGSACPIPLVVHRGPGLPAWVGPEDLVVGLSCSGTTEETLAAVAAAVERKTRLVTIGAPDSPLEIAGAGAPHLAVDAGGRQPRASLWSLATPLLLVGEAVGVTPGARADLAAAATVLDAVAAVNGPAIETSSNRAKELALHLAGGLPVLWGPPGVGATVANRFACQIAENAKQPSMPGVLSEAHHNQIVSFDGPTARADGLRLVVLADDDEPPASVARVEQSQIAAAEAGVPAVLLRGSGPDPVSRLAGLIALVDFASVYLALLGGVDPTPVAAIESLKARLAEADS